CCGCTGTTCAGCCACATCCTGTTCGGGGTCTATCTGGCGCTGTTCGCCTGGGGCGGCCTGTGGCTGCGCGACGCGCGGCTGCGGTCGCTGTTTCCCTGGCGGGGTTAGTTAGCGGCGCAGCCCGGCGACCTTGATCGGGTCGGCCGAGGCGAGTTTCTGAGGGGCGCCGTCGTCCCTGGCGGCGTCGGCGCTCTCGCCTTGGTCCACCAGGTGGTCGATATGGGCTTTCTGGGCGCGGAAGGCGGCCAGCTGAGCGCCGGCCAGGACGGTGCCGGTGGGGACCTTGACCCCGACCGGGTTGACGCGGGCGCCCTTGAGCCAGGTCTCATAGTGAAGGTGGGGGCCTGTCGAGGCGCCGGTGGAGCCCACATAGGCCACGAGCTGACCCTGGGACACGTGCATGCCGGGTTTCAGGCCCTTGGCGTAACGCGAGAGGTGGCCGTAGCCGGTTTCCCAGCCGTTGGAGTGCCGGATGCGCAGCCAGTTGCCGTAGCCGCCCCAGCGGCGGGCCTCGACGACCACGCCGTCGCCGGCGGCCAGGACGGGCGTGCCCATGCCGGCGCCGAAGTCGATGCCCTGGTGCATGCGGTTGTACCCAAGGATCGGGTGGCGGCGCATGCCGAAGGTCGAGGTCATCCGCGCGCCGTCCACCGGGGTGCGCAGCAGGAAGCCCTTGATGTTCTTGCCGGCGTCGTCGAGGTACTCGACGCTGCCGCCGGGCATGACGAAGCGATAGAAGCGGATGCCCTTGATCTCGGCATATTCCAGGTCGCCGGTCTCCACCGTGCGGCCGCTCTCGGTGACCTTGCGGTCGAAAACCAGTTCGAACTTGTCGCCCGGCTTGATGTCACGGTCGAAGTCGATCTTGTGGGAGAACAGCTTCACCATCTGGGCGGTGATCGACGAGGTGGCCCCCAGGCGCGAGGCGCTCTCGTAGAGCGAGCCGGTGATGGCGCCCTGGGCGACGGTGGTCTCGTCGCGGATCTTTTCTTCCATCTCCCGCAGGCGCAGGGCGCCGTCGAAGGTACGCGAGACGGTGACGGCGGTGGCCGGGCCGGTGCGCAGGGACAGGCCGATCAGGCGGGCCGGTCCGCGTTGGCCGCGGGGCTTGGCGATGGCGGCGTCGAAGGCCATGCCGGCCTTGATGTGGACGGTGTCCATGGCCTCGCCCAGGGTCTCGACGGCCTGGCGGGCCTCATCGGGGGCGACGCCGGCCCGCAGGACGGCGGCCTCGAAGGTCTCGCCCGGCTGAATCTTGACGGCGATGTTCTCGGGCCGGGTGAAACCGGGCTGCGCCTCGGCCTGGGTGAAGGCGGCGTGCTGCAGGGCGCTGATGGCGGCGGGATCGAGGGGCGGCGGGGTCGGGGCGGTGGCCTCGGCGGCGGTCAGCTTCCAGCCGAGCGCCAGCGCGGCGAAACCGGCCACGCCCACGAGCAGGCGCGGGGCGAGACGCAGGGTCGGACGTCGCGGATCGAACTCGTGCATCGTGCCCCCGTTACTAATATCGCTCTAGCCAAGCTTGACCTTGGCTAGTTCAAAATGGCGCATCTGGCAGGTAGGCCAGCAAAACGCAG
The sequence above is drawn from the Phenylobacterium glaciei genome and encodes:
- a CDS encoding M23 family metallopeptidase, with amino-acid sequence MHEFDPRRPTLRLAPRLLVGVAGFAALALGWKLTAAEATAPTPPPLDPAAISALQHAAFTQAEAQPGFTRPENIAVKIQPGETFEAAVLRAGVAPDEARQAVETLGEAMDTVHIKAGMAFDAAIAKPRGQRGPARLIGLSLRTGPATAVTVSRTFDGALRLREMEEKIRDETTVAQGAITGSLYESASRLGATSSITAQMVKLFSHKIDFDRDIKPGDKFELVFDRKVTESGRTVETGDLEYAEIKGIRFYRFVMPGGSVEYLDDAGKNIKGFLLRTPVDGARMTSTFGMRRHPILGYNRMHQGIDFGAGMGTPVLAAGDGVVVEARRWGGYGNWLRIRHSNGWETGYGHLSRYAKGLKPGMHVSQGQLVAYVGSTGASTGPHLHYETWLKGARVNPVGVKVPTGTVLAGAQLAAFRAQKAHIDHLVDQGESADAARDDGAPQKLASADPIKVAGLRR